From Cercospora beticola chromosome 6, complete sequence, a single genomic window includes:
- a CDS encoding uncharacterized protein (BUSCO:EOG09264W1U), whose amino-acid sequence MLASGFTNAPISRLLVIGTVLASFLATLTDTKYYFWIDVRPHLFDYHQFWRLFTWQLCYTNSTEVLFAAMTLYNLRVIERLWGSRKFASFILSTFIYNTLLPPILLAAVIRPLSFGKINYLPAGPTPIVFALLAQYHAAIPHIYKYRISTSTNNNAAEESGLMLTSKVTSYLMPLQLALSQLPGSALAAGVGWIVGFAYRREILPGAAKWRAPAWLVGGSEQRERYEHLRRRMEGEAGRATGVDTDAGQQARRRGVLGGLADQFRGAF is encoded by the exons ATGCTCGCCTCCGGCTTCACCAATGCCCCCATCTCGCGGCTCCTCGTCATTGGCACCGTACTCGCATCATTCCTCGCAACGCTGACTGACacaaaatactacttctggATCGACGTCCGCCCGCACCTCTTCGACTACCACCAATTCTGGCGACTGTTCACCTGGCAGCTATGCTACACCAACAGCACCGAAGTGCTCTTCGCAGCCATGACACTCTACAATCTTCGAGTCATTGAACGACTCTGGGGCAGCAGGAAATTCGCC TCTTTCATTCTATCCACTTTCATCTACAATACTCTCCTCCCGCCGATTCTCCTCGCTGCTGTCATTCGGCCTTTGAGCTTCGGAAAGATCAATTACTTACCTGCTGGACCTACCCCGATCGTCTTTGCGCTTTTGGCGCAGTACCACGCTGCGATTCCGCATATTTACAAATATCGCATTTCCACGTCGACGAACAATAATGCGGCTGAGGAGTCGGGTTTGATGCTCACGTCGAAGGTCACGTCGTACCTTATGCCTTTGCAGCTTGCGCTGTCGCAACTTCCTGGTTCGGCGTTGGCGGCTGGTGTTGGGTGGATTGTGGGGTTTGCGTACAGGAGGGAGATCTTGCCTGGTGCTGCGAAGTGGAGAGCACCTGCTTGGCTGGTAGGAGGAAGTGAGCAAAGAGAGCGATACGAGCATTTGAGGCGGAGAATGGAGGGCGAAGCTGGAAGGGCTACGGGAGTGGATACGGATGCTGGACAACAGGCTAGGAGGAGAGGTGTGCTGGGAGGACTGGCAGATCAGTTTAGAGGAGCTTTCTGA
- a CDS encoding uncharacterized protein (BUSCO:EOG09263SZM) — translation MARRLLALPPPLRTIALQRSLAVSATHFANITPMRSYATYNTNASAAPSSSSQSSVNATEVSHFNTLASSWWDPHGSSRLLHLMNPLRHQFIRKCLSRDLDYPEIQSGQKKLKFLDIGCGGGIFAESAARSAMAKSVLAIDPTPECIRVAKGHARQDPLLMEPGRLTYKNIAIEELPFPEKEEEGFDVISVFEVIEHIQKPAPFLENVLRHLKPGGWLVGSTIARTGTSWFTTKFVAEEVLRMVPRGTHEWSQYINPGEMREWARGRQESDVLVGGDGWQQMGVVYVPGLGWKVVDGSEDWGNYFFGVRKAGKAEV, via the coding sequence ATGGCCCGTCGCCTGCTGGCTCTTCCACCGCCTCTCCGAACAATCGCCCTCCAGCGCTCCCTCGCCGTCTCCGCCACGCACTTCGCAAACATCACTCCAATGCGCTCATACGCCACATACAACACTAATGCCTCTGCCGCaccctcctcatcttcgcaaAGCTCCGTCAACGCGACCGAGGTCTCCCACTTCAACACCCTCGCCTCGTCATGGTGGGATCCACACGGCTCTTCGCGACTCCTACATCTCATGAACCCATTGCGACACCAATTCATACGAAAATGCCTCTCCCGCGACCTCGATTATCCGGAGATACAGAGTGGGCAAAAGAAATTGAAGTTCCTTGATATCGGCTGCGGAGGTGGGATTTTCGCTGAGAGTGCTGCGCGAtcagcaatggcgaagaGTGTCCTTGCCATCGATCCTACGCCTGAATGTATTCGAGTCGCGAAGGGGCATGCCAGACAGGATCCTTTGCTCATGGAACCAGGACGATTGACGTATAAGAATATCGCGATTGAGGAGCTTCCGTTTccggagaaggaagaggagggctTTGATGTCATAAGTGTGTTTGAAGTGATCGAGCATATTCAAAAACCGGCGCCGTTTTTGGAGAATGTATTGAGGCATTTGAAGCCTGGAGGATGGCTTGTGGGGAGTACGATTGCGAGAACGGGGACGAGTTGGTTTACGACTAAGTTTGTTGCTGAGGAGGTTTTGAGGATGGTGCCGAGGGGGACGCATGAGTGGAGTCAGTATATCAATCCTGGGGAGATGAGGGAGTGGGCCAGAGGGAGGCAGGAGTCGGATGTGTTGGTGGGTGGTGATGGGTGGCAGCAGATGGGTGTGGTGTATGTGCCGGGTTTGGGGTGGAAAGTGGTGGATGGGAGTGAGGATTGGGGGAACTATTTCTTTGGAGTGAGGAAGGCTGGGAAGGCGGAGGTGTAG